Proteins from a single region of Paenibacillus sp. BIHB 4019:
- the nikB gene encoding nickel ABC transporter permease, giving the protein MAYFIRRLAAAVPVLIGITFIAFALSVASPGDPAVELLSMNGFSQPTAEQMALKREEMGLNDPLLIQYGHWLSKALQGDLGTSYMTKESVSGELLRRLPATLSLSLLAVLFAVLLGVPSGMLMAIRRNRLFDHIGRALALILVSIPGFWLAIMLIALWSEKLQLLPTSGYGTWKHLLMPAAVLASGTGAILMRLTRAALLEELNKDYMLTARAKGLRESFIVLRHALRNACIPLLTVIGSYFGAIVGGSVIVEVIFAVPGIGRFAMDGIFRRDYPVIQGYVVFTGLIYVLFNLATDLCYGLAHPQIRLGGKLR; this is encoded by the coding sequence ATGGCCTATTTCATTCGGAGGTTGGCGGCGGCGGTTCCCGTCCTGATTGGCATTACGTTTATAGCCTTTGCCTTAAGCGTCGCCTCTCCGGGTGACCCGGCTGTCGAGCTGCTCAGCATGAACGGCTTCAGCCAGCCGACAGCAGAGCAAATGGCTTTGAAAAGAGAAGAGATGGGGCTGAATGATCCGCTGCTCATTCAGTATGGCCATTGGTTATCAAAGGCGCTGCAAGGTGATCTTGGCACGTCTTATATGACGAAGGAATCGGTTAGCGGCGAGCTGCTGCGCCGCCTGCCAGCAACATTAAGCCTATCTTTGTTAGCTGTTCTGTTTGCCGTCCTGCTTGGAGTGCCATCCGGCATGCTCATGGCGATCCGGCGCAATCGGCTATTCGATCATATCGGCAGGGCGCTTGCGCTGATTTTGGTTTCGATTCCTGGATTTTGGCTGGCGATCATGCTCATTGCCTTATGGTCGGAGAAGCTGCAGCTGCTCCCAACTAGCGGCTATGGCACCTGGAAGCATCTGCTTATGCCAGCGGCGGTGCTTGCTTCCGGTACAGGCGCCATATTGATGCGGCTGACGCGTGCGGCGCTACTGGAGGAGCTGAATAAAGATTATATGCTGACAGCCCGGGCGAAGGGGCTGCGTGAGAGCTTTATTGTGCTTCGACATGCGCTTCGCAATGCTTGTATTCCGTTGCTCACGGTTATCGGCAGTTATTTTGGAGCGATTGTTGGCGGCTCCGTCATCGTGGAAGTTATATTTGCAGTGCCGGGCATCGGGCGCTTTGCAATGGACGGTATTTTTCGCAGAGATTATCCGGTCATTCAGGGTTATGTCGTATTTACCGGTCTCATCTACGTCCTGTTTAATTTGGCAACGGATTTATGTTATGGGCTTGCCCATCCGCAAATTAGGCTGGGAGGGAAGCTGCGATGA
- a CDS encoding ABC transporter substrate-binding protein has protein sequence MKRTQMAKNKKTIGILFSLCLLLALMGCSGANGSNESGSNNKLSQQSASPSASTAAASEEIVLAAPRDLAPGPQDAYYTSTILYVWEPLISASEDGKPAPKLAEAWEMSADAKEWTFMLRKGVTFHDGAPFNADAVLANFARYKQVSPKSSPFYTLDINHSYPSLQEVVKVDDSTIKLVFDNPQPTLLYSMINFSSPMYSPNNFDENGDFNGLPQGTGPFKLVQHEKDQFSLLEAYDGYYGEKAKAQKIRVRVIPDPDTRLAALKSGEILGVMDLGAIPPALAEELLKDERFAVSTAKSTISHYLHPNGAKAPFNDVKMRQALSLMIDREQLVKELYLGYPTATANILNATSPFYKDIPVVHDSEKAIALAHEVLGDSRQAVTLIVPTYGLDRYPYKAQAELLQAVLQELQLDVTIQILDGAAYKEAQAQGNFDLALAIQGLPNGDPYSILNNYMASEGSSNISYTLGYSNDRVDELLKQVKTTLDMDDRGAIYNELQDIAAEELPTIPLFNDASLIAYSKEITGYGALVYGTTLPQLERVQ, from the coding sequence ATGAAACGTACACAAATGGCAAAAAACAAAAAAACAATAGGTATTTTATTTAGCCTATGCTTGCTGCTGGCGCTAATGGGGTGCAGTGGTGCTAACGGTTCCAATGAATCAGGCAGCAATAATAAGCTGTCGCAGCAGTCTGCATCTCCGTCCGCCTCTACAGCAGCTGCTTCTGAAGAAATCGTGCTGGCTGCGCCGCGGGATTTGGCACCGGGCCCGCAGGATGCTTATTACACGAGCACCATTCTGTATGTATGGGAGCCGTTGATTTCCGCTTCCGAGGATGGCAAGCCTGCTCCAAAGCTGGCGGAGGCGTGGGAAATGTCTGCTGATGCCAAGGAATGGACCTTCATGCTGCGCAAAGGCGTCACCTTCCATGATGGCGCGCCATTCAACGCGGACGCGGTGCTTGCAAATTTTGCCCGTTACAAGCAAGTGAGCCCGAAAAGCTCGCCGTTCTATACGCTCGACATCAACCATTCATACCCAAGCCTTCAGGAAGTCGTGAAGGTTGATGATAGCACGATTAAGCTTGTTTTCGACAATCCGCAGCCGACGCTGCTGTATTCGATGATCAACTTCTCAAGCCCGATGTACAGCCCGAATAATTTTGACGAAAATGGCGACTTTAACGGCCTGCCGCAAGGGACAGGCCCTTTCAAGCTTGTGCAGCATGAGAAGGATCAATTTTCGCTGTTAGAGGCTTACGATGGTTATTATGGCGAAAAAGCAAAAGCCCAAAAAATCCGCGTCCGCGTCATACCGGACCCTGATACAAGGCTTGCTGCCCTGAAATCTGGGGAGATTTTGGGCGTTATGGATTTGGGCGCAATTCCTCCTGCCCTTGCCGAGGAGCTGCTGAAGGATGAACGCTTTGCTGTATCGACGGCAAAATCGACGATTTCCCATTACCTGCATCCGAACGGTGCCAAAGCGCCATTCAATGATGTGAAAATGCGTCAGGCGCTGAGCCTGATGATTGACCGCGAGCAGCTGGTGAAGGAGCTCTATTTGGGCTATCCGACCGCTACGGCGAACATTTTGAATGCAACATCGCCTTTTTACAAAGACATTCCAGTCGTCCATGATTCAGAAAAGGCAATCGCCCTGGCGCATGAAGTGCTTGGCGACAGCAGGCAGGCGGTTACGCTAATTGTGCCTACCTATGGGCTCGATCGTTATCCGTATAAAGCGCAAGCCGAGCTGCTCCAGGCTGTGCTTCAAGAGCTGCAGCTGGACGTGACGATTCAAATACTGGATGGTGCGGCTTACAAGGAAGCACAGGCACAAGGAAACTTCGATCTGGCACTGGCCATACAGGGGCTGCCGAATGGCGATCCATATTCGATTTTGAACAATTATATGGCGAGCGAAGGCTCAAGCAATATCAGTTATACGCTTGGTTACAGCAATGACCGTGTGGATGAGCTGTTGAAGCAGGTGAAGACGACGCTGGATATGGATGACCGCGGTGCGATTTATAACGAGCTGCAGGACATTGCAGCCGAGGAATTGCCGACGATTCCGCTGTTTAATGATGCGAGCTTAATTGCGTACAGCAAAGAAATTACCGGATATGGGGCACTTGTCTATGGTACAACGCTGCCGCAGCTGGAGCGGGTGCAATAA